The DNA segment GCCGCGGCATTCCGGCTTCGGCCGCTACAGCAGCCCCTGCGTCAAGGCCGCACGCACCGCCTGCGCCCGGCTGCGCACCTGTAGCTTGCGGTAGATGTTGCGCACATGGGTGTTGACGGTCAGCAGCGCAATTTCCAGCCTTTGCGAGATTTCCTGGCTGGTATAGCCATTGGCCACGTGGCGCAGGATGTCGCGCTCGCGCTCGGAGAGTTTTTCCGGCACACAGGCCTTGGCGTCGCGCTCCCCGCAGTTGCCGCGCAACCGCTGCAACAGCCGCCGTGCCAGGTGCGGCGTGATGGACGCGCCGCCATTGGCCACCTGCAGCACCGCCTGCACATAGCTGCCAAACCAGGAGTGCTTGACCAGATAGCCGGCCGCCCCCTGCTCGATCGCGCGCAGCAGCTGCGTATCCCCTTCCATCACCGAGATGATGACCGTCTCCGCCGCAGGGCGCAGCGCACGCTGCAGGCCCATCAGGTCAAAGCCAGTGCCGTCTTCCAGGTTCAGATCGGCCAGCAGCACATCGAAAGCCTCCGCCCGCATCAGGCGCCGGGCTTCCTTGACGCTGGCGGCCTGCCCGACCAGCAAAACGCGCGAATCCCCCATCAGCTCCCGCCCTACCACGCTGCGGATGTGCGCGTCGTCGTCCACCAGCAGCACACGCACCGGCTTCTCGCTCTGGCCCACCATGAAATCGGGCCACAACGACCTGTCCACAGCACCGGCACTGCCCGCCGAAAGCAGTGCAGCGTCGCAAACATACGGAGCTTCTTGTTCGGTGTGCATCACGGTGCGCCCTCCATCACTGTCTTTCAATGCTTACATGTAGTCACTACCTAATTTTTTACCGCGTTTCCTGCCTCCCGCCTGTCAGCAGAAGCCTCGACCCCATTGCCACCGCACTCGGAAAGCGCGCGTTTTCCCGGAGGTGTGCAGACGTAGTACCCACTTACCAAATTTACGGGATTGGTTGTCAAAGCACGCAAACGGACACTTTCAACCAGGCCAGCAAGTGTTGCCAACCACGCGGACCAGCACCCACAGGCCGACCCGCAGAGATGGGCTCTGCGAGTCAACGGATGGACGTCACGAAATCTTCTAGGAGCGCAACCATGAAAAAAGTAATCGCAGTCGTTTCTCTGAGCCTGCTCGCCGCCTCTGCCTTCGCTGGCAAGCCCGGCGGCCACCCCGGCGGCCACGACGATGACAAGGACACCGGCCCCGCCATCTACCTGGACGGCAAGACCGTGCAAGTGACGTCGCTGAGCTGGAGCGCTGTCAGCAACAAGGCCTCATCCGGCGGCGATGCCCGCCAGAACATCTCGTCTAACACCGGCAACGTGAACGTGGGTGCCGCACTGACGCAGATGACGTTCGGCAAGCTGGCCTACATCGGCAACAAAGCTGAATCGGGCGGCGATGCACGCCAGAACCTGGCCACCAACGTAGGCAAGGTCGACATCGCCAAGCAACTGACCCAGGTGGTGGCGCTGAAGGGCTCGGCCGTGATGAACCACGCTTCCAGCGGCTCGTCGGCGGTGCAGAACATCTCCACCAACAACGGCTGCCAGACCTGCCAGTAAGGCCAGGCCCTGCCGCAACCCCGGTTGCGGCAGACGGCTGTCAGTGCGTGGAGCCACCACCCGGCTGACTCCACGCCCTTCCCCCTCATCGCCTCCCGGAGGTTCCCATGCCTGCTTCCCCTCTTTTGCGCAGCCTCGTGATGGCCAGCTGCCTTGGCGTGACCGGACTCACGATGGCAGCGCCTGGCGAAGACACCATCCAGTTGCAGAACCCGGTGGAACATCTGCAGCTGCCCACGGGCAGCACCACCAAGCCCCAGGGTCTGGGCAGCGATGCGGACGGCGTGCCCATGCACCTGCGCGCCAAGATCGCACGCTACGAAGCCCAGACCTTCAACGACCAGACCAGCGGCATCTACACCGATGGCGATGTGAACCGCATCGTCGGTGCACAGGCCAACCGCAAGACCTGCATCCAGGATGTGGGCAGCAACACCAATGCCACAGGCGCCACCCGCACGGGTAACGGACAGCAGCAGATCGTGGTGTTGCGTGGTGATTTGGTGAACATTTGCCGCTAAAAGCAAAGCAGCGCCCGAGCACCAGGGCGGCCACTAGGAAAACATCGAGAGGGAATCATGCGCACCACCTTCGCACCCAGGAACCTGTGTCGTCCTCGCCTGCTCGCCGTCACCAGCCTGCTCAGCGCAGCAGGCCTGCTGACAGGCTGTGCGCCCATGAATCCGGCCAAGGATGCGGGCTACCACGCGCAGGCCAACGAAATCAACCGGCCAGTCGTGCGCCCCACGCGGTCGATCTCCAGTTTCTCCGATTCGCTGATGTGCATGGACCACCTGTTCCGTGAAACCGGCATGAGCACCGTGCTGATCACCAGCAAGTCCATCCCCGACTACTCCGGCAAGATTGCCGTAGCCACCAAGGAAATGATCGTCACGGCGCTGTCGCAGATGTCGCGCGTCAGCAATGCCTTCCGCTTTGTGGACTATGAAGTCAATATCGCCCAGCAGGATACGGTGCAGAACCTGACCACCCTGCTGCTGAACAACAACCAGATACGCCTGCAGCGCCCCGCCCTCTATGTGTCCGGCGCCGTGGCCTTTGTGGACCAGCAGGTCACCGCCAACAACGTCGACATGGGCACCTCGGCCTCCCGCCTGGAAACCGGCTACAGCCAGAGCCGCCGTTCCTCGGTCATCGGCATGGAACTGCACCTGGGGGATTTCCGCAGCCGCACCATCATTCCCGGCCTGGACTCGGCCAATGAAATCGTCATCGGCAGCGGCGGTCAGGGCCTGGACCTGTCGGGCCGCATCGGCAACTACGGCGTGCAGTTCAATGTGGGCCGTGATTACACCCAGGGCTCGGGCCCGGCCATCCGCACCCTGGTGGAGCTGGCCATGATCGAGCTGCTGGGCAAATGGGCGCGTGTCCCCTACTGGCAATGCCTGACGCTGGAACAGACCCACCCCGAATTCATGCGCCAGATGCGCGAATGGTATGAAGATGCCAGCCCGGCCACACGGGGCCAGCTGGTGCGCCGCTCCCTGCTGCGCCGCGGCTATCTGCTCACGGAGAACCCGGACGACGCAACCTTGCACACGGCACTGGCCCGCTTTCAGACCGATGAACGCATGGTCGTCACCGGCGTGGTGGACTTCCCCACCTATGAACGCAGCCTGCGCAATTTCGTCACCCTCTCGCCCGACGGCCACCTGCAGCGCATCGGCTGGGAAACGGCACCGAACAACAACACCACGGCGGCCGCCATCACCACCGACAAGCAAGGCCAGCCGCCCGAAGTGGATCTGCAGGTGGAAAACATCATGCTGGGCCGCTCCGGGTTCGAGCAGGGCGAACAGATCTTCCTGTCCGCCACCGTCTCCCGCTCCTCCTATCTGTCCTGCTACATGCGCAATGCGCGCAACGAAGTCATCCGCATCCTGCCCAATGCCACCAACAAGTCCGGCTGGGTGCCAGGCAACCAGGCGGTGCGCATTCCGGACTGGATGAGCCCCACCCCGGGCTTTGTGATGGATGCCGGCCTGCCGGGCCAGGAAACCGTGGGCTGCTTTGCCAGCGACAAGAACGTCAGCACGCAATTGCCGGCATCACTCCAGAAACCGGCCTTCCAGCCACTGCCCGGCATCACCAGCATGGAGCAGATTGCCGCGCAGATGCGTGAGGCAGCCGGGACCGGCTCCACCATCGGCCTGGCCCAGCTGCAATGGGAGGTCACGCCCAAGCGCCCCACCGCCCCCGGCAACTGAAAGACCGCCATGCGCCTTGTACCCACCGCCCATGGACAGACTGTCGGCGGCGGGGCCTGGAACACCTCCAGGCTCTGCGTGCCGCTCGGGCTGGGGCTCGCCCTGCTGTGCAGCCCTGCCTTCGCACAGCCCCGACAAAGCCCCAGCCCCACCATCACCTTCCAGGAAGCGCAGACACCGCCCCGCATCGATGCGGACCAACTGCGCGGCCGCCGCCCCGCCGTCCAGCTGGAGGCCGACCAGCTCGGCAAGTCCACTGCCATCCAGCAGCTGCAGGCACAGGCCACGGCACCGCTGCCCAAGGGCGAGCGCACCGAGGCCAGCATCCGCGCCCAACGCGAAGCCGCCTGGCAATGGGGGCTGCTGCAACTGCACGGCCTGCACACGCCCCTGCAACCGGTACAGGCCCAGCAAAGCTTTGAGCGCGCCCAGGCACTGGGCCACCCCCTGGCAGCCGCCGGCCTGGCCTGGTGTGCCATCGATGGCTGCGGCCAGCGCCCCGAGCCCGAGGCCGCACGGCAATGGATCCAGGCACTGCGCAAAACCGCCCCGGGCCGCGCCGCCTATTTGGAATGGCTGCTGCTCGACGATGTGGCGCCGCTGGATGAGGCCGTGCCGTCCACTGCCCGGCGTGAAGGCATCAACACGGCCGGACGCAAACAGCAGCTGCTGCGCCAGGCGGCGGAAGCCGGCGATCCCAATGCCCGGGTGGAACTGGGCATGGAACTTGCCGCCCAGGGCAAGACCAATGAAGCCATGGAACAGTTCCGCAGCGCCGCCAAAAGCTCGCAAGCGGCCAAACACAATCTGAACGTGCTCAGCGACCAGAAAGGCACCTTCAAATCACGCCCGTCCGGCAACGCCGGCCAGGCCGGTGGTGCCTGGCAGACCTTCAAGCAGGCCCGGGTCTACCACCGCGGCGAAGGCGTGCCCGCCAACTACACCGAAGCGATCCGGCTGTACAAGCGCGCCTCCGACATGGGCAGCGAGCCGGCCAAGCGCATGCTGGCCCTGATCTATTCCCGCCCCACGCCCGCCGGCGGTATCGATATCGGGTGGATGCAGCAGCTCGCCTACATGGATGTCACCCAGGATGGCGCCATCCCGCTGACGGCACCGACCGCCCCCACCAGCCTGACCCGCGACCCTACCCCGCTGTGGGATTACATCGCCCCCAGGTGGCGCAACTGAACACGCCGCGTGCACCCCGGCAGCCGCGGACTGTCAGACCATGAAAAAAGCGGCCCAGTGGGCCGCTTTTTCTTTCAGAGAGCAGGGCTTTATTTCTTCAGGCCCTGCAGCTTGGCAAAGGCCGATGCCATGGCGTTCTGCTGCTCCGGCTGGTTGCCGCGCTGGGGCTGGGCATAGCCGCCCCGGTTGCCACCATGGCTGTTGCCGCGGCCGGCACTTTCAAAGCGGTTATCGCGGGGGCCGTCGCGGCGTGCCGGTGCGGCGTCCAGCTTCATGCTCAGGCTGATGCGCTTGCGGGCCACGTCCACGTCCAGCACCTTGACCTTGACGATCTGGCCGGTCTTGACGACCTCGCGCGCATCCTCCACGAACTTGTGGCTCATCTGGCTCACATGGACCAGTCCGTCCTGGTGCACGCCCAGGTCCACAAAGGCGCCGAACTGGGCCACGTTGCTCACCGTGCCTTCCAGCGTCATGCCTTCCTTCAGGTCCTTGATGTCCTCCACCCCGT comes from the Comamonas terrigena NBRC 13299 genome and includes:
- a CDS encoding tetratricopeptide repeat protein; translation: MRLVPTAHGQTVGGGAWNTSRLCVPLGLGLALLCSPAFAQPRQSPSPTITFQEAQTPPRIDADQLRGRRPAVQLEADQLGKSTAIQQLQAQATAPLPKGERTEASIRAQREAAWQWGLLQLHGLHTPLQPVQAQQSFERAQALGHPLAAAGLAWCAIDGCGQRPEPEAARQWIQALRKTAPGRAAYLEWLLLDDVAPLDEAVPSTARREGINTAGRKQQLLRQAAEAGDPNARVELGMELAAQGKTNEAMEQFRSAAKSSQAAKHNLNVLSDQKGTFKSRPSGNAGQAGGAWQTFKQARVYHRGEGVPANYTEAIRLYKRASDMGSEPAKRMLALIYSRPTPAGGIDIGWMQQLAYMDVTQDGAIPLTAPTAPTSLTRDPTPLWDYIAPRWRN
- a CDS encoding DUF4384 domain-containing protein, yielding MRTTFAPRNLCRPRLLAVTSLLSAAGLLTGCAPMNPAKDAGYHAQANEINRPVVRPTRSISSFSDSLMCMDHLFRETGMSTVLITSKSIPDYSGKIAVATKEMIVTALSQMSRVSNAFRFVDYEVNIAQQDTVQNLTTLLLNNNQIRLQRPALYVSGAVAFVDQQVTANNVDMGTSASRLETGYSQSRRSSVIGMELHLGDFRSRTIIPGLDSANEIVIGSGGQGLDLSGRIGNYGVQFNVGRDYTQGSGPAIRTLVELAMIELLGKWARVPYWQCLTLEQTHPEFMRQMREWYEDASPATRGQLVRRSLLRRGYLLTENPDDATLHTALARFQTDERMVVTGVVDFPTYERSLRNFVTLSPDGHLQRIGWETAPNNNTTAAAITTDKQGQPPEVDLQVENIMLGRSGFEQGEQIFLSATVSRSSYLSCYMRNARNEVIRILPNATNKSGWVPGNQAVRIPDWMSPTPGFVMDAGLPGQETVGCFASDKNVSTQLPASLQKPAFQPLPGITSMEQIAAQMREAAGTGSTIGLAQLQWEVTPKRPTAPGN
- a CDS encoding response regulator transcription factor — its product is MHTEQEAPYVCDAALLSAGSAGAVDRSLWPDFMVGQSEKPVRVLLVDDDAHIRSVVGRELMGDSRVLLVGQAASVKEARRLMRAEAFDVLLADLNLEDGTGFDLMGLQRALRPAAETVIISVMEGDTQLLRAIEQGAAGYLVKHSWFGSYVQAVLQVANGGASITPHLARRLLQRLRGNCGERDAKACVPEKLSERERDILRHVANGYTSQEISQRLEIALLTVNTHVRNIYRKLQVRSRAQAVRAALTQGLL